A genome region from Populus alba chromosome 3, ASM523922v2, whole genome shotgun sequence includes the following:
- the LOC118030988 gene encoding ABC transporter C family member 8 isoform X2, whose amino-acid sequence MALSECSLGELSRIGGGKLDFGSPCTQGIIIDVTNLLFLGVFYLSLLVGFITKSYQVSGGNRRDWISVFVSSLCFFISIGYTGVGLWDLIAGKDRLFDGFLWLVYLARGLVWVSLAVSLLVRKSKWTRVVVRIWWVSFSLLVSALNIETLARERSIQVLDVFPWLVNFLLVFSAFRNSNHFACLQTPDKSLSEPLLGGKDEKNRSKLYRASFLSRLTFSWISPLLALGYTKPLDREDIPSLVPEDEANAAYQRFASTWDSLVREKSSNSTKNLVLQAVAKIHFKENISVGLCAFLRTLAVVALPLVLYAFVNYSNFEEQNLHQGLSIVGGLILVKVVESLSQRHCFFYSRQSGMRMRSGLMVAIYKKQLKLSSLGRRRHSTGEIVNYVAVDAYRMGEFPWWFHSTWSLALQLFLSIGVLFFVVGLGALTGLVPLLLCGLLNVPFARMLQKCQSELMISQDERLRATSEILNSMKIIKLQSWEENFKNLMESHRDKEFKWLAEMQFKKAYGTLLYWMSPTIISSVVFLGCALFGSAPLNASTIFTVLATLRGMGEPVRMIPEALSVMIQVKVSFDRINNFLLDDELKDDNIKKTQTLNSDRSVTIQEGEFSWDPESNTPTLREVNLDVKPGQKIAVCGPVGAGKSSLLYAILGEIPKLSETVDVTGSIAYVSQTSWIQSGTVRDNILYGKPMDQARYEKAIKVCALDKDISSFRYGDLTEIGQRGLNMSGGQKQRIQLARAVYNDADIYLLDDPFSAVDAHTASILFNDCVMTALEKKTVILVTHQVEFLAAVDRILVMEGGKITQSGSYEELLMAGTAFEQLINAHKDSMTLLGPLSNENQGESVKVDMVRSDESHLSGPAKENSEGEITVKSVPGAQLTEEEEKETGDAGWKPFLDYLTVSKGIPLLCLSILSQCGFVAFQAAATYWLAFAIQIPNISSGFLIGIYTLISTLSAVFVYGRSFSSACLGLKASKTFFSGFTNAIFKAPMLFFDSTPVGRILTRASSDLSVLDFDIPFAFIFVAAPLTELLATIGIMASVTWQILIVAVLAMVASKYVQGYYLASARELIRINGTTKAPVMNYAAETSLGVVTIRAFKMVDRFFQNYLKLVDNDAVLFFHSNGAMEWLVIRTEAIQNITLFTAALLLILLPKGYVPPGLVGLSLSYALSLTGTQVFMTRWYCNLANYIISVERIKQFMNIPPEPPAVVEDKRPPSSWPSSGRIELQELKIRYRPNAPLVLKGINCTFKEGTRVGVVGRTGSGKTTLISALFRLVEPESGKILIDGLDICSMGLKDLRMKLSIIPQEPTLFRGSIRTNLDPLGLHSDKEIWEALDKCQLKATISSLPHLLDSSVSDEGENWSAGQRQLFCLGRVLLKRNRILVLDEATASIDSATDAVLQRIIRREFSDCTVITVAHRVPTVIDSDMVMVLSYGKLLEYDEPTKLLETSSSFSKLVAEYWASCRQHSHRNFEKQPVMIS is encoded by the exons ATGGCTCTCTCGGAGTGTTCACTCG GGGAACTTTCCAGGATTGGTGGAGGGAAACTTGATTTTGGTTCTCCTTGCACACAAGGAATCATCATAGATGTTACAAATCTGTTATTCCTAGGTGTCTTCTATCTGTCTTTGCTTGTAGGTTTCATCACGAAAAGCTATCAAGTTAGTGGCGGCAATAGAAGGGACTGGATTTCTGTGTTTGTTTCAtccctctgtttttttattagcattgGCTACACTGGTGTTGGATTGTGGGATCTGATAGCTGGAAAGGATAGATTATTTGATGGTTTTCTCTGGTTGGTTTACCTTGCTAGAGGACTAGTCTGGGTTTCGTTGGCAGTTTCATTGCTTGTTAGAAAATCCAAATGGACCAGAGTTGTTGTTAGAATCTGGTGGGTGTCTTTCTCTTTGCTGGTTTCAGCTCTAAACATTGAAACTTTGGCTAGAGAACGTAGTATTCAGGTTCTTGACGTGTTTCCTTGGCTTGTCAATTTCTTACTTGTATTTTCTGCCTTTAGAAACTCGAATCATTTTGCTTGTCTCCAAACCCCGGACAAGAGTCTGTCAGAACCTCTATTAGGAGGGAAGGATGAAAAGAACCGATCAAAACTATACAGGGCCAGTTTTCTTAGCAGATTGACCTTTTCGTGGATTAGTCCTTTGCTTGCCTTAGGCTACACAAAACCATTAGATCGTGAAGACATCCCTTCTTTAGTACCCGAGGATGAGGCCAATGCAGCCTATCAAAGATTTGCTTCTACATGGGATTCCCTTGTACGGGAAAAGAGTTCGAACAGCACTAAGAACTTGGTTCTTCAGGCTGTGGCAAAAAtacatttcaaagaaaatatttctgTAGGTTTATGTGCTTTTTTAAGGACACTGGCAGTAGTAGCACTTCCTCTTGTGCTCTATGCCTTTgtaaattattcaaattttgaGGAGCAGAATCTGCATCAAGGTCTTTCCATTGTTGGAGGTCTAATTCTTGTGAAGGTAGTCGAGTCACTGTCTCAGAGGCATTGCTTCTTCTATTCAAGACAATCAGGCATGAGAATGAGATCAGGCTTAATGGTGGCGATATACAAAAAGCAACTCAAGCTTTCAAGtttaggaagaagaagacacTCGACTGGTGAGATTGTAAATTACGTTGCAGTTGATGCCTATCGTATGGGAGAATTTCCTTGGTGGTTTCATTCAACATGGAGTCTGGCATTGCAACTCTTTCTATCAATTGGTGTCCTTTTCTTCGTTGTTGGTCTTGGTGCTCTTACTGGATTAGTCCCCCTCCTCCTTTGCGGTCTTCTTAATGTGCCATTTGCAAGAATGCTTCAAAAGTGTCAATCAGAGTTGATGATCTCACAGGATGAACGACTCAGGGCTACTTCTGAGATCTTGAACAGCATGAAAATCATCAAGTTACAATCTTGGGAAGagaacttcaagaatttgatggAATCCCACCGAGATAAGGAATTCAAATGGTTGGCAGAAATGCAGTTTAAGAAGGCTTATGGTACGCTTTTGTATTGGATGTCTCCAACAATCATTTCTTCTGTTGTCTTCTTGGGATGTGCCCTTTTTGGGAGTGCTCCATTAAATGCTAGCACCATCTTCACAGTTCTTGCGACTCTAAGAGGCATGGGAGAGCCTGTCAGAATGATTCCCGAGGCTCTTTCAGTCATGATCCAAGTCAAGGTCTCTTTTGATAGAATCAATAACTTTCTGCTTGATGATGAGCTCAAGGATGACAATATCAAGAAAACCCAGACACTGAATTCTGATCGAAGCGTAACAATTCAAGAAGGTGAATTCAGCTGGGATCCTGAATCAAATACGCCAACACTGAGAGAAGTAAACTTGGATGTAAAACCAGGGCAGAAAATTGCAGTTTGTGGGCCAGTTGGGGCTGGGAAATCATCACTCCTATATGCTATACTCGGAGAGATACCTAAACTATCAGAAACT GTTGATGTGACGGGATCCATTGCCTATGTTTCTCAAACTTCTTGGATCCAAAGTGGAACGGTTCGTGACAACATACTCTATGGAAAGCCAATGGACCAAGCAAGATATGAGAAAGCTATAAAAGTTTGTGCTTTGGACAAGGATATCAGTAGTTTTCGGTATGGAGACCTCACAGAAATAGGCCAGAGAGGGCTTAATATGAGTGGTGGCCAAAAGCAGAGGATTCAACTTGCTCGGGCTGTCTACAATGATGCTGATATTTATCTCCTTGATGATCCTTTTAGTGCAGTAGATGCACATACTGCCTCAATTCTATTTAAT GACTGTGTCATGACTGCTTTAGAAAAGAAGACTGTAATACTAGTGACTCACCAAGTGGAGTTCCTCGCAGCAGTAGACAGAATTCTT GTCATGGAAGGTGGAAAAATTACACAATCAGGAAGCTACGAGGAGCTCTTGATGGCAGGAACGGCATTCGAACAGCTTATTAATGCGCATAAAGATTCAATGACATTATTGGGTCCTTTAAGCAACGAAAATCAAGGGGAATCTGTGAAGGTAGACATGGTTCGATCGGACGAGTCTCATCTGTCTGGTCCTGCTAAAGAAAACAGTGAAGGGGAGATTACGGTGAAAAGCGTGCCAGGAGCACAGctaacagaagaagaagagaaggagactGGCGATGCTGGATGGAAGCCATTCCTCGATTATCTCACTGTCTCAAAGGGAATACCTCTTTTATGCCTAAGCATTCTTAGTCAATGTGGCTTTGTTGCTTTTCAGGCAGCTGCAACTTACTGGCTAGCATTTGCCATCCAAATTCCCAACATTAGTAGTGGCTTCTTGATTGGAATTTACACTCTGATTTCAACACTCAGTGCTGTCTTTGTGTATGGGAGGTCCTTTTCTTCTGCATGTCTGGGGTTAAAAGCTTCTAAAACCTTCTTCTCTGGTTTCACCAACGCAATTTTCAAAGCTCCCATGCTCTTCTTCGACTCTACCCCCGTTGGAAGGATTCTGACTCGT GCTTCATCAGACCTGAGTGTTCTGGATTTTGACATTCCTTTTGCCTTCATCTTTGTGGCGGCTCCTCTGACAGAGCTTCTTGCAACTATAGGAATTATGGCCTCAGTCACATGGCAAATTCTAATAGTAGCCGTCCTTGCTATGGTAGCTTCAAAATACGTTCAG GGATATTATTTAGCTTCTGCAAGGGAACTAATAAGAATCAATGGAACAACAAAGGCTCCAGTTATGAATTATGCAGCAGAGACATCACTTGGTGTTGTCACAATAAGAGCTTTTAAGATGGTGGACAGGTTCTTCCAAAACTATCTAAAGCTTGTAGACAATGATGCTGTGCTATTCTTCCATTCTAATGGAGCCATGGAATGGCTAGTCATAAGAACAGAGGCAATCCAGAATATAACCTTATTCACCGCTGCTCTTCTCCTAATTTTACTCCCAAAGGGCTATGTACCTCCAG GACTCGTGGGGCTTTCGTTGTCTTATGCACTCTCACTAACTGGCACTCAAGTGTTCATGACACGATGGTATTGCAACTTGGCGAATTACATAATCTCAGTAGAACGCATTAAACAGTTCATGAACATACCACCCGAGCCTCCTGCTGTTGTTGAGGACAAGAGGCCACCATCTTCATGGCCCTCTAGCGGCAGGATAGAGCTTCAAGAGCTGAAG ATTAGATACCGTCCAAATGCTCCGCTAGTTCTCAAAGGAATCAACTGCACATTCAAGGAAGGAACAAGAGTAGGAGTTGTGGGGAGGACTGGAAGTGGAAAAACTACTCTGATAAGTGCTTTGTTTCGGTTAGTAGAGCCTGAAAGTGGGAAGATTCTTATCGATGGACTCGACATATGTTCTATGGGTCTGAAGGATCTGAGGATGAAGCTCAGCATCATTCCTCAAGAGCCAACTCTTTTCAGGGGAAGCATTCGAACTAACTTGGATCCTTTAGGACTTCACTCTGATAAGGAAATATGGGAG GCTTTGGATAAGTGTCAGCTGAAGGCAACAATCAGCAGCCTTCCTCATCTGCTGGACTCCTCAG TGAGCGATGAAGGCGAGAATTGGAGCGCAGGGCAACGACAGCTATTTTGCCTGGGAAGAGTCCttctaaaaagaaatagaattcTAGTTCTTGATGAAGCTACTGCTTCCATTGATTCTGCTACTGATGCTGTTCTACAAAGAATTATCAGGCGAGAATTCTCAGATTGCACAGTGATCACAGTAGCTCATAGAGTTCCGACTGTTATAGATAGTGACATGGTTATGGTTCTCTCTTATG GGAAATTGCTGGAGTATGATGAACCGACAAAGCTACTGGAAACGAGCTCCTCCTTCTCTAAACTTGTAGCTGAATACTGGGCTAGTTGCAGGCAGCACTCTCACcggaattttgaaaaacaaccggtCATGATTTCATGA
- the LOC118030988 gene encoding ABC transporter C family member 8 isoform X1 translates to MALSECSLGELSRIGGGKLDFGSPCTQGIIIDVTNLLFLGVFYLSLLVGFITKSYQVSGGNRRDWISVFVSSLCFFISIGYTGVGLWDLIAGKDRLFDGFLWLVYLARGLVWVSLAVSLLVRKSKWTRVVVRIWWVSFSLLVSALNIETLARERSIQVLDVFPWLVNFLLVFSAFRNSNHFACLQTPDKSLSEPLLGGKDEKNRSKLYRASFLSRLTFSWISPLLALGYTKPLDREDIPSLVPEDEANAAYQRFASTWDSLVREKSSNSTKNLVLQAVAKIHFKENISVGLCAFLRTLAVVALPLVLYAFVNYSNFEEQNLHQGLSIVGGLILVKVVESLSQRHCFFYSRQSGMRMRSGLMVAIYKKQLKLSSLGRRRHSTGEIVNYVAVDAYRMGEFPWWFHSTWSLALQLFLSIGVLFFVVGLGALTGLVPLLLCGLLNVPFARMLQKCQSELMISQDERLRATSEILNSMKIIKLQSWEENFKNLMESHRDKEFKWLAEMQFKKAYGTLLYWMSPTIISSVVFLGCALFGSAPLNASTIFTVLATLRGMGEPVRMIPEALSVMIQVKVSFDRINNFLLDDELKDDNIKKTQTLNSDRSVTIQEGEFSWDPESNTPTLREVNLDVKPGQKIAVCGPVGAGKSSLLYAILGEIPKLSETVDVTGSIAYVSQTSWIQSGTVRDNILYGKPMDQARYEKAIKVCALDKDISSFRYGDLTEIGQRGLNMSGGQKQRIQLARAVYNDADIYLLDDPFSAVDAHTASILFNDCVMTALEKKTVILVTHQVEFLAAVDRILVMEGGKITQSGSYEELLMAGTAFEQLINAHKDSMTLLGPLSNENQGESVKVDMVRSDESHLSGPAKENSEGEITVKSVPGAQLTEEEEKETGDAGWKPFLDYLTVSKGIPLLCLSILSQCGFVAFQAAATYWLAFAIQIPNISSGFLIGIYTLISTLSAVFVYGRSFSSACLGLKASKTFFSGFTNAIFKAPMLFFDSTPVGRILTRASSDLSVLDFDIPFAFIFVAAPLTELLATIGIMASVTWQILIVAVLAMVASKYVQGYYLASARELIRINGTTKAPVMNYAAETSLGVVTIRAFKMVDRFFQNYLKLVDNDAVLFFHSNGAMEWLVIRTEAIQNITLFTAALLLILLPKGYVPPGLVGLSLSYALSLTGTQVFMTRWYCNLANYIISVERIKQFMNIPPEPPAVVEDKRPPSSWPSSGRIELQELKVRARVYCRWNKFLIFRILKNLILLHYLIQIRYRPNAPLVLKGINCTFKEGTRVGVVGRTGSGKTTLISALFRLVEPESGKILIDGLDICSMGLKDLRMKLSIIPQEPTLFRGSIRTNLDPLGLHSDKEIWEALDKCQLKATISSLPHLLDSSVSDEGENWSAGQRQLFCLGRVLLKRNRILVLDEATASIDSATDAVLQRIIRREFSDCTVITVAHRVPTVIDSDMVMVLSYGKLLEYDEPTKLLETSSSFSKLVAEYWASCRQHSHRNFEKQPVMIS, encoded by the exons ATGGCTCTCTCGGAGTGTTCACTCG GGGAACTTTCCAGGATTGGTGGAGGGAAACTTGATTTTGGTTCTCCTTGCACACAAGGAATCATCATAGATGTTACAAATCTGTTATTCCTAGGTGTCTTCTATCTGTCTTTGCTTGTAGGTTTCATCACGAAAAGCTATCAAGTTAGTGGCGGCAATAGAAGGGACTGGATTTCTGTGTTTGTTTCAtccctctgtttttttattagcattgGCTACACTGGTGTTGGATTGTGGGATCTGATAGCTGGAAAGGATAGATTATTTGATGGTTTTCTCTGGTTGGTTTACCTTGCTAGAGGACTAGTCTGGGTTTCGTTGGCAGTTTCATTGCTTGTTAGAAAATCCAAATGGACCAGAGTTGTTGTTAGAATCTGGTGGGTGTCTTTCTCTTTGCTGGTTTCAGCTCTAAACATTGAAACTTTGGCTAGAGAACGTAGTATTCAGGTTCTTGACGTGTTTCCTTGGCTTGTCAATTTCTTACTTGTATTTTCTGCCTTTAGAAACTCGAATCATTTTGCTTGTCTCCAAACCCCGGACAAGAGTCTGTCAGAACCTCTATTAGGAGGGAAGGATGAAAAGAACCGATCAAAACTATACAGGGCCAGTTTTCTTAGCAGATTGACCTTTTCGTGGATTAGTCCTTTGCTTGCCTTAGGCTACACAAAACCATTAGATCGTGAAGACATCCCTTCTTTAGTACCCGAGGATGAGGCCAATGCAGCCTATCAAAGATTTGCTTCTACATGGGATTCCCTTGTACGGGAAAAGAGTTCGAACAGCACTAAGAACTTGGTTCTTCAGGCTGTGGCAAAAAtacatttcaaagaaaatatttctgTAGGTTTATGTGCTTTTTTAAGGACACTGGCAGTAGTAGCACTTCCTCTTGTGCTCTATGCCTTTgtaaattattcaaattttgaGGAGCAGAATCTGCATCAAGGTCTTTCCATTGTTGGAGGTCTAATTCTTGTGAAGGTAGTCGAGTCACTGTCTCAGAGGCATTGCTTCTTCTATTCAAGACAATCAGGCATGAGAATGAGATCAGGCTTAATGGTGGCGATATACAAAAAGCAACTCAAGCTTTCAAGtttaggaagaagaagacacTCGACTGGTGAGATTGTAAATTACGTTGCAGTTGATGCCTATCGTATGGGAGAATTTCCTTGGTGGTTTCATTCAACATGGAGTCTGGCATTGCAACTCTTTCTATCAATTGGTGTCCTTTTCTTCGTTGTTGGTCTTGGTGCTCTTACTGGATTAGTCCCCCTCCTCCTTTGCGGTCTTCTTAATGTGCCATTTGCAAGAATGCTTCAAAAGTGTCAATCAGAGTTGATGATCTCACAGGATGAACGACTCAGGGCTACTTCTGAGATCTTGAACAGCATGAAAATCATCAAGTTACAATCTTGGGAAGagaacttcaagaatttgatggAATCCCACCGAGATAAGGAATTCAAATGGTTGGCAGAAATGCAGTTTAAGAAGGCTTATGGTACGCTTTTGTATTGGATGTCTCCAACAATCATTTCTTCTGTTGTCTTCTTGGGATGTGCCCTTTTTGGGAGTGCTCCATTAAATGCTAGCACCATCTTCACAGTTCTTGCGACTCTAAGAGGCATGGGAGAGCCTGTCAGAATGATTCCCGAGGCTCTTTCAGTCATGATCCAAGTCAAGGTCTCTTTTGATAGAATCAATAACTTTCTGCTTGATGATGAGCTCAAGGATGACAATATCAAGAAAACCCAGACACTGAATTCTGATCGAAGCGTAACAATTCAAGAAGGTGAATTCAGCTGGGATCCTGAATCAAATACGCCAACACTGAGAGAAGTAAACTTGGATGTAAAACCAGGGCAGAAAATTGCAGTTTGTGGGCCAGTTGGGGCTGGGAAATCATCACTCCTATATGCTATACTCGGAGAGATACCTAAACTATCAGAAACT GTTGATGTGACGGGATCCATTGCCTATGTTTCTCAAACTTCTTGGATCCAAAGTGGAACGGTTCGTGACAACATACTCTATGGAAAGCCAATGGACCAAGCAAGATATGAGAAAGCTATAAAAGTTTGTGCTTTGGACAAGGATATCAGTAGTTTTCGGTATGGAGACCTCACAGAAATAGGCCAGAGAGGGCTTAATATGAGTGGTGGCCAAAAGCAGAGGATTCAACTTGCTCGGGCTGTCTACAATGATGCTGATATTTATCTCCTTGATGATCCTTTTAGTGCAGTAGATGCACATACTGCCTCAATTCTATTTAAT GACTGTGTCATGACTGCTTTAGAAAAGAAGACTGTAATACTAGTGACTCACCAAGTGGAGTTCCTCGCAGCAGTAGACAGAATTCTT GTCATGGAAGGTGGAAAAATTACACAATCAGGAAGCTACGAGGAGCTCTTGATGGCAGGAACGGCATTCGAACAGCTTATTAATGCGCATAAAGATTCAATGACATTATTGGGTCCTTTAAGCAACGAAAATCAAGGGGAATCTGTGAAGGTAGACATGGTTCGATCGGACGAGTCTCATCTGTCTGGTCCTGCTAAAGAAAACAGTGAAGGGGAGATTACGGTGAAAAGCGTGCCAGGAGCACAGctaacagaagaagaagagaaggagactGGCGATGCTGGATGGAAGCCATTCCTCGATTATCTCACTGTCTCAAAGGGAATACCTCTTTTATGCCTAAGCATTCTTAGTCAATGTGGCTTTGTTGCTTTTCAGGCAGCTGCAACTTACTGGCTAGCATTTGCCATCCAAATTCCCAACATTAGTAGTGGCTTCTTGATTGGAATTTACACTCTGATTTCAACACTCAGTGCTGTCTTTGTGTATGGGAGGTCCTTTTCTTCTGCATGTCTGGGGTTAAAAGCTTCTAAAACCTTCTTCTCTGGTTTCACCAACGCAATTTTCAAAGCTCCCATGCTCTTCTTCGACTCTACCCCCGTTGGAAGGATTCTGACTCGT GCTTCATCAGACCTGAGTGTTCTGGATTTTGACATTCCTTTTGCCTTCATCTTTGTGGCGGCTCCTCTGACAGAGCTTCTTGCAACTATAGGAATTATGGCCTCAGTCACATGGCAAATTCTAATAGTAGCCGTCCTTGCTATGGTAGCTTCAAAATACGTTCAG GGATATTATTTAGCTTCTGCAAGGGAACTAATAAGAATCAATGGAACAACAAAGGCTCCAGTTATGAATTATGCAGCAGAGACATCACTTGGTGTTGTCACAATAAGAGCTTTTAAGATGGTGGACAGGTTCTTCCAAAACTATCTAAAGCTTGTAGACAATGATGCTGTGCTATTCTTCCATTCTAATGGAGCCATGGAATGGCTAGTCATAAGAACAGAGGCAATCCAGAATATAACCTTATTCACCGCTGCTCTTCTCCTAATTTTACTCCCAAAGGGCTATGTACCTCCAG GACTCGTGGGGCTTTCGTTGTCTTATGCACTCTCACTAACTGGCACTCAAGTGTTCATGACACGATGGTATTGCAACTTGGCGAATTACATAATCTCAGTAGAACGCATTAAACAGTTCATGAACATACCACCCGAGCCTCCTGCTGTTGTTGAGGACAAGAGGCCACCATCTTCATGGCCCTCTAGCGGCAGGATAGAGCTTCAAGAGCTGAAGGTAAGAGCTCGAGTATATTGTAGATGGaataaatttttgatatttCGGATACTTAAAAATCTGATTCTCCTTCACTATTTGATTCAGATTAGATACCGTCCAAATGCTCCGCTAGTTCTCAAAGGAATCAACTGCACATTCAAGGAAGGAACAAGAGTAGGAGTTGTGGGGAGGACTGGAAGTGGAAAAACTACTCTGATAAGTGCTTTGTTTCGGTTAGTAGAGCCTGAAAGTGGGAAGATTCTTATCGATGGACTCGACATATGTTCTATGGGTCTGAAGGATCTGAGGATGAAGCTCAGCATCATTCCTCAAGAGCCAACTCTTTTCAGGGGAAGCATTCGAACTAACTTGGATCCTTTAGGACTTCACTCTGATAAGGAAATATGGGAG GCTTTGGATAAGTGTCAGCTGAAGGCAACAATCAGCAGCCTTCCTCATCTGCTGGACTCCTCAG TGAGCGATGAAGGCGAGAATTGGAGCGCAGGGCAACGACAGCTATTTTGCCTGGGAAGAGTCCttctaaaaagaaatagaattcTAGTTCTTGATGAAGCTACTGCTTCCATTGATTCTGCTACTGATGCTGTTCTACAAAGAATTATCAGGCGAGAATTCTCAGATTGCACAGTGATCACAGTAGCTCATAGAGTTCCGACTGTTATAGATAGTGACATGGTTATGGTTCTCTCTTATG GGAAATTGCTGGAGTATGATGAACCGACAAAGCTACTGGAAACGAGCTCCTCCTTCTCTAAACTTGTAGCTGAATACTGGGCTAGTTGCAGGCAGCACTCTCACcggaattttgaaaaacaaccggtCATGATTTCATGA